Proteins from one Penicillium digitatum chromosome 2, complete sequence genomic window:
- a CDS encoding Zinc finger, AN1-type — translation MMGNQNCHAEITFDDNVKWLARFRLARTTSPPREVREWILRSEAATMIYLQRCTRIPTPKVFDWACESDPENSLGVDYILMEKLDGKPLSWQAATPQQKEKVMQQLVDIFLEIDKHPFRAMGSLVSSAGGVFGVQGLAHQPTFRAGEGPLGPFSSSLEGCQVILKSYLAMIASSEIDCCYPVDTYLVHRLRQDIVGVLFQDVPSEDQFFLKHPDDKGDHILVNDSFDIVGVIDWEWTQTVSRAEAFCSPCMLWPVAEFYNGSNALAADELRLAAIYYEKGREDLAVCVIEGRKAQRFLFALGPESSFLDMQTHLNLFAGLQRAFNFEDEEWETWKSKALKKWKGDDLLLGLLELEKNERKERWGSKERGERSLNKTDCVDSI, via the coding sequence ATGATGGGAAATCAGAACTGCCATGCCGAGATCACCTTCGATGATAACGTTAAATGGCTGGCACGTTTTCGCCTCGCAAGAACCACATCACCGCCGCGGGAAGTTCGTGAGTGGATACTACGAAGCGAAGCTGCCACTATGATTTACCTCCAACGATGCACTCGCATCCCAACGCCCAAAGTCTTCGATTGGGcatgtgaatctgatccaGAAAACTCACTTGGAGTCGACTATATTCTGATGGAAAAGCTGGACGGAAAGCCTCTGAGTTGGCAGGCGGCGACTCCTCAGCAGAAAGAGAAGGTCATGCAGCAGTTGGTTGACATTTTCCTCGAGATTGATAAGCATCCTTTCAGAGCAATGGGTTCACTTGTCTCCTCGGCGGGAGGTGTTTTCGGTGTTCAAGGTCTCGCACATCAACCAACATTCCGAGCAGGAGAGGGGCCACTAGGCCCATTCTCTTCCTCGCTTGAAGGCTGTCAGGTTATCCTAAAGTCCTACCTTGCAATGATAGCTAGCAGCGAGATTGATTGCTGCTATCCGGTAGACACTTACCTCGTTCATCGACTTCGCCAGGACATCGTCGGCGTTCTCTTCCAAGATGTCCCGTCAGAGGACCAGTTCTTTCTCAAGCACCCGGATGACAAGGGTGACCACATTTTGGTCAATGACAGTTTCGATATTGTGGGAGTCATAGACTGGGAATGGACCCAGACTGTATCCAGGGCGGAGGCATTCTGTTCCCCGTGCATGTTGTGGCCAGTGGCTGAGTTCTACAACGGCTCTAACGCTTTAGCCGCAGATGAGTTGCGGCTCGCTGCTATCTATTACGAAAAGGGCCGTGAAGATCTCGCTGTCTGTGTCATTGAGGGCAGAAAGGCTCAGAGATTTCTCTTCGCTCTTGGCCCCGAGAGCTCTTTTCTAGATATGCAAACACATCTAAATCTCTTCGCAGGACTCCAGCGGGCCTTCAACTTTGAAGACGAGGAGTGGGAGACATGGAAGAGCAAGGCTCTCAAGAAATGGAAAGGTGATGACTTACTTCTCGGCTTGTTGGAACTAGAAAAGAACGAGAGGAAGGAGAGATGGGGGTCGAAGGAGCGAGGTGAGAGGAGTTTAAATAAAACAGATTGCGTGGATTCAATCTAG